In Halodesulfovibrio aestuarii DSM 17919 = ATCC 29578, the DNA window TCAAAGCTTCCTGCAACAGATGGTTCAAATTGCCGGAACCGGCTGAGCCTTTATGCATTGGTGTCAACACCTGAATCTGGTCAATGGGATCAAAATGGAACCGGCGCGGAATATGGTTCTTCACCAGATCCACAATCATAGCAGCGCAACGCTCGGGGTCATCCTGCCGGATGAAATAAAAATCAGACAATCGCTCTTTTGAAGACTCAAGAAACGGTACTTCACCTGCATTAATCTTATGCGCATTGGTAATAATGTCTGATTCCTGCGCCTGACGGAAAACTTCATGCAACTCTACAACATCCACGACACCAGATGAAATGACATCTTTAAGCACGTTGCCCGGGCCGACAGACGGCAACTGATGCACGTCCCCGACAAAGATCACGGTTGCACCGAGAGGAATTGCTTTGAGTAGATGGAACATTAACATAGTGTCCATCATAGAAGATTCATCAATAACAATAAGACTGCATGCAAGCGGATTATTCTCGTTACGCTGAAACCCGTCTTCGCGCGGTGAATACTCCAGCAGGCGATGGATGGTTTTTGCCTCCACGCCAATTGTTTCAAACATACGCTTTGCAGCGCGGCCTGTTGGAGCACACAGCAGAATTTTGGCTTTAAGCTTTTTATACGCCTGCACAATCGCCTTGGTAATGGTTGTTTTACCAGTACCCGGCCCGCCTGTAAGCACCATCATTTTAGTTCGTACAGCAGTGTGTACGGCTTCAAGCTGCTCTTCTGCCAGATCAATCCCAAGATTTTTAACAACCTCTTCAACAATTTCATTAGGATTTTTGATCAGCACTGTTTTGGGCGAACCAATAATCTTTTTAATGTATGTTGAAATACCGGATTCGTATGCGTGAAATCGACTACGATAGACAGCAACCTGCCCGTTTGAGAGCTCTTCAACAATGACACGCTCTTCACGCTCAAGAGTATCTATTGCGCCCTCAACAAGGTCAGCCCGAATGTTCAGCGTATCGGATGTCTTTGTTACCAGCGCATCAAACGGAAAGTACACATGCCCTTCGTCTGATGTTTTGGTAAGCATATACAATGTTCCAGCCTCGGCACGAAGCGGGGAATCCACATCAAAACCAATTTTCTGGGCAATAGTATCTGCCGTAACAAAACCAATTCCGTTAATGTCCATAGCAAGACGATATGGATTTTCCTGAACAACACTCAGTGCATGCTTTCCGTAGAACTTATAAATACGCACTGCATACGCAGTGGAAACACCATGCGGCTGCAGAAACATAATAAGGTCACGGATACCACGGTGCTCTGACCATGCTTCCTGAATACCTTTCGCAGTACGCTTACCAATGCCTTTTACCGCAGCAAGTCGCTCCGGTTCATTATCCAAAATTGCAAAAGTATCTTCACCAAAGGCTTCAACAATACGTTCAGCAGTCTTAGGCCCAACACCCTTGATAAGGCCGGATGCAAGATAATGACGGATGCCTACAAGACCAGCTGGAAGGCTGGTTTCATACGTAAGCATTTTAAACTGCCGTCCGAACTTGGCATTATCCACCCACTCGCCGGTAAGTTTTAAAGAACTCCCTACTTGCGGGTCTGCCATGTTCCCCACAACAGTATAGTTATCACCCGCTGTGGTTTTAAACCTGAGTACAGAATAGCCATTCTCTTCATTATGAAAGACTATACGTTCCAACATGCCGTCCAGACTGGCAGCATTCTGGGCATTAGTATTAGTAGGTAAGGTAGATTGCATGTAGCTCATGTACTGACAGTTATATTATTCGTCAAACCCGCGAGGCTCTACAACGCCTGAAACAGGCGAGAAAAATTGTTTACTTTGCTGTAACAATAAATCGGCAAGAACAAGCGCGACCATCGATTTCAACACAGGTACAACGCGAGGAATTGCGCAGATATCATGGCGCCCCTTAATCTGCATGGTGCAAGGCTCACCACTGCGGGTTACCGTATGCTGTTCTTTTGCGATGGAAGGAATCGGCTTAATTGCAGCGCGGGCAATGACAGGCATGCCGTTAGAAATTCCACCAAGGCTCCCGCCACAGTTGTTTGAAGTGAACCCTTCAGCGTTCATGCCGTCGTTATTTTCACTCCCCAACATGCGCGCAGCTTCAAACCCCTGTCCAATTTCCACGCCTTTTACGGCTCCCACACTCATTAAAGCATGGGCAAGCAAGGCATCGAGTTTGTCGAACACGGGTTCACCAAGCCCAGCGGGCACACCGACAGCTTCAATCTGCACAATACCGCCAAGAGTATCACCATTTTTTTTCACTGCTGCTACACGCTCATTCCATGCATCAACAATAGAGTCATCCGCTGCAAAATATGGACGCCTCTGTGCTCCGGATGCTTCAATTACAGGAGCAGGAATGCCACCAAGTTCGACCGTATAGGCATTCACGCTAATGCCTTGAGTCGCAAGTAACTGCATTGCAACAGCACCGCCAGCTACACGGCTTACTGTTTCGCGTCCGGATGAGCGTCCGCCACCGCGGTAATCACGAAAACCATACTTCTGATCAAATCCGAAATCAGCATGCCCGGGGCGCCATTTTTCTATTATATCCCCATAATCACGGGAGCGCTGGTCTGTATTTTCTATAATAAACCCGATTGGTGTTCCGGTTGTTTTACCTTCAAACACGCCGGAAAGAATACGCACGGCATCTGCTTCTTTACGTGCAGTAGCAGCAATACCGCCCTGACCGGGTTTTCGTAAATCCAGTTCACGCTGAATATCTGCCTCAGTTAATGCAATACCGGATGGGCAACCCTCAATTGTGCCGCCCAAAGCCGCACCGTGTGATTCGCCAAATGTGCTTAAGCGAAACAGTGTGCCGAACGTATTACCGCTCATATCAGGCTCCTTACTAAAAATCGTCATTGGTTGCCGTTCAAACAAAAGAAAGGGAATCTTTCATTATGAAAAATTCCCCTTTAGATACCGAAAAATTATTTCTTAACGAACAACAGTTACAGGACACTCTGCAAGTTGCAGTACTCTATGCGTTGTGCTGCCAAGGAACAAGCCTTTAATGTCAGAATAGCCACGAGAACCCATAATGATCATGTCACAGCCCTCACCCTTTACTACCTGTATGATAGTTTCTTCCGGTGAGCCACCCAAAACCATGGGAGTATATGGCACATGTGCCTTATCAAGCATCTCTTTATACGGTTCTAACAACTCTTTTGCATAGGTATCAAGATCATTAATTGCCCGTTCATATAACTCTTTACTCAACAAAGACGTAACGTCCAGACGACAGGTAAGCAATATAACAGAAGCGCCGACCATCGGGGCGAACTCTGTAGCATATTCAACTGCTTTTCGTGAAAAGTCTGAGCCATCAACCGGAACTAGAATCTTTTCGATCTTCATATAGCTCTCCTCGCATCATGTTAAGAAGATATTTGTACTGAATATAGAGCATCTTCCTATGAAATTGGTTTAGTTTCAAGTAGTTCCATGATGTTATCAACAATCTCTTCAACAGATCGGGTTCCATCAACCGTTATATGGGCAGATTCAACATATAAATGCAACCGTGCAGCAAGTACTTCATTAATTTCATCAACAAGAGATTTCCCTGTCAACGAGGGGCGCTGAGCGTCCAGAGGGTCTGCACTCAGGCGTCGTGCAAGCTCAGAAGGCGGCACATCAATAAAAATAACTACCCCGTGCTCTCGCATAACTACACGGTTCTTTTCTCTCAATACAATACCACCACCTGTAGCAATAACCTGAGGCTTATTTTCTGTGGCCGCAATAAGCGCAGCAGACTCACAGTCTCTGAAAGCATCCCAGCCCTCGGCCTCGACAATTTCAGTAACACTTCTACCCTGCATTTCACTTAACAAGGCATCAGTGTCTGTAAAACCGCAACTAAGGCGCTTAGCTAATTCGTTTCCCACAGAGGTTTTACCGCAGCCACGCGAACCGGTTAGGTATATCCGTCTTGCACATTTCACTGGAGCTTACCTGCTATATGTTATGTGTTTAGCAATAGCGTGTTTCAACAACTCTACACCATTTCCATCCACAGAGTTGTAGGCAAGAGGCAAAGTTGTCCATCCGCCCGCAGCCAGAGGAATTTCAAATGACGTTGCGATGTGCAGTAACACACGATTATACGCATCATGCACTTTATCTTGGGACTTGAGGGTATATTTTATGCTTGAAGGATTCATTCTGCACAGGAGTCTAAACTTTTTAGAGACCCAAGTCCGGCACACCATAGGGCGCGCCTTATAACAAGTGCATTCATCATTTAAAAGAAAAGGACATGGCGCAGTCAGTTTTTTTGTAAGCGCACCCAGCTCATCCCACTTATCTTCCTGCAATGCCTTCCATAAAACAGGTTGTTGTGGCGCAAAATTATTCTGCCATGCCGGAAAACCATTTGCAAAGGCCGTTGCTACATCCTCATTGTCCATACAGTAAATACAGGCAACAGCTTCGAAAATATCCATAAAAATTGGCTGGGAACAACAATAGCTGCAGCCCTTCGCACAGGTTTGTGCATGGTGCGGCAGTTCACGTTCCACACAATCATCTACAAATTTCCAAAAACCACGCATAAGTGCGGCAATACAACCCGTAGCTTCTTCCGGAGTCTCAAACTGTAATTCAGGCAGTGTTTCCGACTCAT includes these proteins:
- the recD2 gene encoding SF1B family DNA helicase RecD2; translation: MQSTLPTNTNAQNAASLDGMLERIVFHNEENGYSVLRFKTTAGDNYTVVGNMADPQVGSSLKLTGEWVDNAKFGRQFKMLTYETSLPAGLVGIRHYLASGLIKGVGPKTAERIVEAFGEDTFAILDNEPERLAAVKGIGKRTAKGIQEAWSEHRGIRDLIMFLQPHGVSTAYAVRIYKFYGKHALSVVQENPYRLAMDINGIGFVTADTIAQKIGFDVDSPLRAEAGTLYMLTKTSDEGHVYFPFDALVTKTSDTLNIRADLVEGAIDTLEREERVIVEELSNGQVAVYRSRFHAYESGISTYIKKIIGSPKTVLIKNPNEIVEEVVKNLGIDLAEEQLEAVHTAVRTKMMVLTGGPGTGKTTITKAIVQAYKKLKAKILLCAPTGRAAKRMFETIGVEAKTIHRLLEYSPREDGFQRNENNPLACSLIVIDESSMMDTMLMFHLLKAIPLGATVIFVGDVHQLPSVGPGNVLKDVISSGVVDVVELHEVFRQAQESDIITNAHKINAGEVPFLESSKERLSDFYFIRQDDPERCAAMIVDLVKNHIPRRFHFDPIDQIQVLTPMHKGSAGSGNLNHLLQEALNPQPLCLKRGDREYRLDDKVMQLRNNYDKDVFNGDIGRICVVNTEDKKLTVRFDDEKNVIYDFNELDELVPAYAISIHKSQGSEYQAVVIPVLTQHYVLLQRNLIYTGVTRGKKLVILVGAPKALTMAIKNNKMQKRFTYLAQRLSEFLQ
- a CDS encoding universal stress protein, whose protein sequence is MKIEKILVPVDGSDFSRKAVEYATEFAPMVGASVILLTCRLDVTSLLSKELYERAINDLDTYAKELLEPYKEMLDKAHVPYTPMVLGGSPEETIIQVVKGEGCDMIIMGSRGYSDIKGLFLGSTTHRVLQLAECPVTVVR
- the aroL gene encoding shikimate kinase AroL, with protein sequence MKCARRIYLTGSRGCGKTSVGNELAKRLSCGFTDTDALLSEMQGRSVTEIVEAEGWDAFRDCESAALIAATENKPQVIATGGGIVLREKNRVVMREHGVVIFIDVPPSELARRLSADPLDAQRPSLTGKSLVDEINEVLAARLHLYVESAHITVDGTRSVEEIVDNIMELLETKPIS
- the aroC gene encoding chorismate synthase, which translates into the protein MSGNTFGTLFRLSTFGESHGAALGGTIEGCPSGIALTEADIQRELDLRKPGQGGIAATARKEADAVRILSGVFEGKTTGTPIGFIIENTDQRSRDYGDIIEKWRPGHADFGFDQKYGFRDYRGGGRSSGRETVSRVAGGAVAMQLLATQGISVNAYTVELGGIPAPVIEASGAQRRPYFAADDSIVDAWNERVAAVKKNGDTLGGIVQIEAVGVPAGLGEPVFDKLDALLAHALMSVGAVKGVEIGQGFEAARMLGSENNDGMNAEGFTSNNCGGSLGGISNGMPVIARAAIKPIPSIAKEQHTVTRSGEPCTMQIKGRHDICAIPRVVPVLKSMVALVLADLLLQQSKQFFSPVSGVVEPRGFDE